The Mastacembelus armatus chromosome 9, fMasArm1.2, whole genome shotgun sequence genome contains a region encoding:
- the LOC113139099 gene encoding golgin subfamily A member 7 isoform X1, producing the protein MAETHSLQDMRQQAAIAAKVFIQRDYTNGTVCQFQTKFPSELETRIDKQQFEETVRMLNNLYAEAEKLGSQSYIEGCLACLTAYAIFLCIETHYEKVLKKIAKYIQEQNDKIYAPRGLLLTDPIERGLRVIEVTIFEDRSLTR; encoded by the exons ATGGCAGAG ACTCACAGCTTGCAGGACATGAGGCAACAGGCAGCCATCGCTGCCAAAGTCTTCATTCAAAGAGATTATACCAACGGCACTGTTTGCCAGTTCCAAACCAAGTTCCCCTCTGAGCTGGAGACCAGG ATTGACAAACAACAATTTGAGGAGACGGTGCGAATGCTCAATAACCTGTATGCTGAAGCTGAGAAGCTGGGAAGCCAGTCATATATTGAAGGCTGTCTGGCCTGCCTCACAGCATACGCCATCTTCCTGTGTATTGAGACACACTATGAGAAG gTTTTGAAGAAGATTGCAAAGTACATTCAGGAGCAGAATGACAAGATCTACGCACCACGAGGCCTCCTGCTCACTGACCCCATTGAGAGAGGCCTACGAGTC ATTGAGGTCACCATTTTTGAAGACAGAAGCCTGACCAGATAA
- the LOC113139099 gene encoding golgin subfamily A member 7 isoform X2, producing MRQQAAIAAKVFIQRDYTNGTVCQFQTKFPSELETRIDKQQFEETVRMLNNLYAEAEKLGSQSYIEGCLACLTAYAIFLCIETHYEKVLKKIAKYIQEQNDKIYAPRGLLLTDPIERGLRVIEVTIFEDRSLTR from the exons ATGAGGCAACAGGCAGCCATCGCTGCCAAAGTCTTCATTCAAAGAGATTATACCAACGGCACTGTTTGCCAGTTCCAAACCAAGTTCCCCTCTGAGCTGGAGACCAGG ATTGACAAACAACAATTTGAGGAGACGGTGCGAATGCTCAATAACCTGTATGCTGAAGCTGAGAAGCTGGGAAGCCAGTCATATATTGAAGGCTGTCTGGCCTGCCTCACAGCATACGCCATCTTCCTGTGTATTGAGACACACTATGAGAAG gTTTTGAAGAAGATTGCAAAGTACATTCAGGAGCAGAATGACAAGATCTACGCACCACGAGGCCTCCTGCTCACTGACCCCATTGAGAGAGGCCTACGAGTC ATTGAGGTCACCATTTTTGAAGACAGAAGCCTGACCAGATAA